From the genome of Sulfurimonas hongkongensis:
CATTCATCAAAGCGATGTTTACATCTCTTTGAGTGTTTTCAATAACTTTTGCAGCTTCTGCTACTTTTATAGAGCTTGCCTTATGAGTGCCTGCTATTATTATACTTTTATATAACTCATCTACAACTGTTGCAATTTGTGGCGTTGAACCTGATGTTATTTTAGGTATTTTTGTAATTGTGTGCTCTTTATCACCTGGGTTAATTCTTTCAGGGCTATATCCACAAAAAAAATCTTGATTATATTTCATATTTGAGCTTATTTCAAGCTGTGGAACACATATTTCTTCTGTAACACCTGGATAAACGGTACTTTCATAGATTACGATATCATCTTTTTTGAGTATTTTCCCAATCATTTGTGAAGATTTTATCAAAGGAGTTAAATCAGGTCTATTAGTACTATCAATTGGAGTTGGAAGTGTAACTATATATATATTACAATCTTTTATATCATCAAGGTTCGTTGAAAAAATCATACCATTTTTTAAAGACTCTTTTACTTGAAGTTTAGAAAGTTCCAAAGTTCTATCAAAGCCACTATTTAATTCATCAATTCTAGATGCATTTATATCAAAACCCACTACTTTATATTTTTCAGAAAATGCGTGAGCTAACGGTAGCCCAACATAGCCAAGTCCTATTACGCATATTTTTTTCATCTTAACAATCCTTTTGATTTCTAATATTAATCTCAATTTAAATTACTTACAAGTTTGTTATCTGCTTTCGTTTTAAGAAACAAGTTACCAAAATTTCAATATTTAAACTCATCACAAGTGCTTTTTTATAACTGTATAGTTATTGTTTTATTGGTGTTTGTATTTAAAGATTGTTCTAAATGCTTTCTTCGAGACCCAATACAATTACTAGTATAATATCATAATTCATATTTTTAATATTTTCAGGAGATATAATGTATTAATTGCTTCTATATTCGATACCTGGGTACGATGTAGTTACCATTTATGCAAAACTGTAGAAATTTTGTTTATTTTACTTAATCCATTATTAATATAAAAATTTAATGCATTAATATTTTTAACTTGAGTTCCTACTCTAATTGTATAACCTTTAAAATATCTTATTGCATTGTCAATTAAAGCACTGCCTATACCTAAATCTCTGAATTTGTCTATTACAGCTACAAAAAAAAGTGATGCTACTTTATTATCAATATTAACTAAAACAATACCAGCTAATTCATTATTAACTTTAGCACAAAACATATGTTTCGAGTCTGATAATTCATAATTTTTTAAATAATTCATCCATAATTCATCAGCTTTTTTATTATCAATATTTAAGTCCGTATGAAATCTTGTTAATGTAAATACTTCTTCAAAGTCGGTATAAGGTAAATTTTTATTTTTGCTTTCTTTGATGATTTGAACCTCAGAAGAGAGTTTCTTCTTTTTTTTATTTGTTACATATTCTAATGTAACTTCCGTATCAATATAATAAAATCCACACTCTTGCAAAAATGAGAGTATTTTGTATTCACTTTTTGTATCTAACTTAACTGTAATAAAACTATTTTTTAACTTATCTTTTATTTCTTTTTTAATAACTTCACTACTCATTAATTTAGATTTATTTAAATCTAGT
Proteins encoded in this window:
- a CDS encoding nucleotide sugar dehydrogenase, which gives rise to MKKICVIGLGYVGLPLAHAFSEKYKVVGFDINASRIDELNSGFDRTLELSKLQVKESLKNGMIFSTNLDDIKDCNIYIVTLPTPIDSTNRPDLTPLIKSSQMIGKILKKDDIVIYESTVYPGVTEEICVPQLEISSNMKYNQDFFCGYSPERINPGDKEHTITKIPKITSGSTPQIATVVDELYKSIIIAGTHKASSIKVAEAAKVIENTQRDVNIALMNELALIFDTMGIDTSDVIEAAATKWNFIKLKPGLVGGHCIGVDPYYLTFKAEELGYKPNLILGARVINNGMGKYIAEKTIKLIIQKSMSIKDAKILVLGISFKENCPDIRNTKVVDIIFELKEYGFHVDVYDPWVNSKEVYSEYKINMQEKVNFDLYKVVIFAVAHDEFKNLSFTYNTLIIDVKNISKKADWRL
- a CDS encoding GNAT family N-acetyltransferase translates to MNYSNDMILKDKKICYYFKYLDWDSVFFDRPSYLLDLNKSKLMSSEVIKKEIKDKLKNSFITVKLDTKSEYKILSFLQECGFYYIDTEVTLEYVTNKKKKKLSSEVQIIKESKNKNLPYTDFEEVFTLTRFHTDLNIDNKKADELWMNYLKNYELSDSKHMFCAKVNNELAGIVLVNIDNKVASLFFVAVIDKFRDLGIGSALIDNAIRYFKGYTIRVGTQVKNINALNFYINNGLSKINKISTVLHKW